Proteins from a single region of Pseudodesulfovibrio portus:
- a CDS encoding dephospho-CoA kinase — translation MVEKKKEILWKWTAGESDRGMRLDKFWAGRLADEGVSRGRVKTWIEDGLATVNDAVVDKGKFKLSEGDVLAIGSGGTSLDEDAPQAVPGGLEVLFEDEHMLVVNKPAGVTTHPAPGEPGPTLVNFLLHQWPDMAADVSGMDGQRPGIVHRLDKDTSGIMAVARTEAARLKLASEFAGRRTHKVYLAIVHGCPERGEGIIEAPVGRHQTQKTRMAVLEKGGREAKSEYRVIWTGPRGLASLVAVRIFTGRTHQIRVHMAHIGHPLLGDAVYGPRENAEWARRPDSLAGLAPRQMLHAFYLSVTHPDTGEPVTRWLEPPEDFRRLLAGLTRECLRVGIVGMPGSGKSALLGMLRDMGLPCFSADEVVAGLYGPDGDGAAMIRQRFGGRFTREDGAVDKPALFAAMQESGGVRRDVMDMVHPMVRHACEEFFKVHRDEPAAYAEIPLLLEGGWQEGDLVDMVAGVACPDAKRTGELREKRGLDRETMAVFDSWQWPEDRKLAACDLVLDNTGTLDDLAGEARRLRDHATGVYTARNQAFSEWLADLWSGLAGEIDVRRAAE, via the coding sequence ATGGTCGAAAAGAAAAAAGAAATTTTATGGAAGTGGACCGCCGGGGAGTCGGACAGGGGCATGCGGCTGGACAAGTTCTGGGCGGGGCGGCTGGCCGACGAGGGCGTGTCTCGCGGCCGCGTCAAGACCTGGATCGAGGACGGCCTGGCCACCGTGAACGATGCCGTCGTCGACAAGGGGAAGTTCAAGCTGTCCGAGGGCGATGTCCTGGCCATCGGGTCCGGCGGGACAAGCCTCGACGAGGACGCGCCGCAGGCGGTCCCGGGCGGGCTGGAGGTCCTGTTCGAGGACGAGCACATGCTGGTGGTGAACAAGCCCGCCGGCGTGACCACCCACCCCGCGCCCGGCGAACCCGGGCCGACCCTGGTCAACTTCCTGCTGCACCAGTGGCCGGACATGGCCGCGGACGTCTCGGGCATGGACGGGCAGCGTCCGGGCATCGTGCACAGGCTGGACAAGGACACCTCCGGCATCATGGCCGTGGCCCGCACCGAGGCGGCCCGGCTGAAGCTGGCCTCGGAATTTGCCGGGCGGCGCACGCACAAGGTCTACCTGGCCATCGTGCATGGCTGCCCGGAACGCGGCGAGGGCATCATCGAGGCCCCGGTCGGGCGGCACCAGACCCAGAAGACCCGCATGGCCGTGCTCGAAAAAGGCGGACGCGAGGCCAAAAGCGAGTACCGGGTGATCTGGACCGGACCGCGCGGGCTGGCCTCTCTTGTGGCCGTGCGCATCTTTACCGGCCGGACCCACCAGATCCGCGTGCACATGGCCCACATCGGCCACCCGCTCCTGGGGGACGCGGTCTACGGCCCGCGCGAGAACGCGGAGTGGGCGCGCAGGCCGGACTCGCTGGCAGGCCTGGCCCCGCGCCAGATGCTCCATGCCTTCTATCTTTCCGTCACCCATCCGGACACGGGAGAGCCGGTCACCCGGTGGCTGGAACCGCCCGAGGATTTCCGCCGCCTGCTGGCGGGGCTGACCCGCGAGTGCCTGCGCGTGGGTATCGTGGGCATGCCCGGCAGCGGCAAGTCCGCGCTGCTCGGCATGCTCAGGGACATGGGGCTGCCGTGTTTCTCCGCCGACGAGGTGGTTGCCGGGCTGTACGGTCCGGACGGCGACGGGGCGGCCATGATCCGGCAGCGGTTCGGCGGCCGGTTCACGCGGGAGGACGGGGCGGTGGACAAGCCCGCGCTGTTCGCGGCCATGCAGGAGTCCGGGGGAGTGCGCCGGGACGTCATGGACATGGTCCATCCCATGGTGCGGCACGCGTGCGAGGAGTTTTTCAAGGTCCATCGGGACGAGCCCGCTGCCTATGCCGAGATTCCGCTGCTCCTGGAGGGCGGGTGGCAGGAGGGTGATCTCGTGGACATGGTGGCGGGCGTGGCCTGCCCGGACGCCAAACGGACCGGAGAACTGCGCGAGAAGCGCGGCCTGGACCGCGAGACCATGGCCGTGTTCGATTCCTGGCAGTGGCCCGAGGACCGCAAGCTGGCGGCCTGTGACCTGGTTCTGGACAACACCGGCACGCTGGACGACCTCGCCGGTGAGGCGAGGCGGCTGCGCGACCATGCCACGGGCGTTTACACCGCGCGCAACCAGGCGTTTTCAGAGTGGCTCGCGGACCTGTGGTCGGGGCTGGCCGGAGAAATCGACGTCAGGAGAGCGGCCGAGTGA
- the upp gene encoding uracil phosphoribosyltransferase: MALHLVDHPLIRHKVGLLREHDISTSHFRTLANEITRLLTYEATKDFETEKVTIQGWAGDVEVERIKGKKVTVVPILRAGLGMMDGVFDMIPGAKASVVGFYRNEETLEPVQYYVKLANKIEERTALILDPMLATGGTLDATIRLLKDAGCKSIRGLFLCAAPEGVKRILGDHPDVDIYTAAVDEKLNDIGYIIPGLGDAGDKIFGTK; this comes from the coding sequence ATGGCCTTACACCTGGTCGACCATCCGCTTATCCGGCATAAGGTCGGACTTCTCCGCGAGCACGACATTTCCACCAGCCATTTCCGGACCCTGGCCAACGAAATCACCCGGCTCCTGACCTATGAAGCCACCAAGGATTTCGAGACCGAAAAAGTCACCATCCAGGGCTGGGCAGGCGACGTCGAGGTCGAACGCATCAAGGGCAAGAAGGTCACCGTGGTGCCCATCCTGCGCGCGGGCCTGGGCATGATGGACGGCGTGTTCGACATGATCCCCGGCGCCAAGGCGTCCGTGGTCGGCTTCTACCGCAACGAGGAAACCCTCGAGCCGGTCCAGTACTACGTCAAGCTGGCCAACAAGATCGAAGAACGCACCGCCCTGATCCTCGACCCCATGCTGGCCACCGGCGGCACCCTGGACGCCACCATCCGGCTGCTCAAGGACGCGGGCTGCAAGTCCATCCGGGGCTTGTTCCTGTGCGCCGCGCCCGAAGGCGTCAAACGAATCCTGGGCGACCACCCCGACGTGGACATCTACACGGCGGCGGTTGACGAGAAACTCAACGACATCGGCTATATCATCCCGGGTCTCGGAGACGCGGGAGACAAGATATTCGGCACCAAGTAG
- a CDS encoding uracil-xanthine permease family protein codes for MSDVHSTAYNFRFKDALLGAQMLFVAFGALVLVPILTGIDSNVALFTAGIGTLIFQLITKGKVPVFLASSFAFLPPLFAAQQGEFTYPEIMCGLVAAGGLYIVISILIRFFGSGFLHRLLPPVVTGPVIMLIGLILAPVAVNMAMGHNGAVWLEPKVPSMIVAGVALLTTIMVSLLGKGWFKLIPILCGVGAGYACSLIMDSTGITASMYQAFVDSAVEGKVAGMGLAPWMDGTLISFGALKDAPVFAMPNFSFPTWSWEAILFVVPIAIAPAIEHFGDILAIGSISGKDYVEDPGIQNTMLGDGIATSVASMLGGPPNTTYSEVSGAVALTRAFNPAIMTWAAITAILLAFVGKLGGLLGTIPMPVMGGIMLLLFGAITVIGLSTLVRSQLDLMQPRNMIIIAIIMVFGLGGMVLNVGVTDLKGIGLGAIAGVILNLVLPGKAEADQKIA; via the coding sequence ATGAGTGACGTTCATTCCACTGCGTACAATTTCAGATTCAAAGACGCGCTGCTCGGCGCGCAGATGCTGTTCGTGGCCTTCGGCGCGTTGGTGCTGGTCCCGATCCTGACGGGCATCGACTCCAACGTGGCGCTGTTCACCGCCGGTATCGGCACGCTGATCTTCCAGCTGATCACCAAGGGCAAGGTCCCGGTCTTCCTGGCGTCGAGCTTTGCCTTCCTGCCGCCGCTGTTCGCAGCCCAGCAGGGCGAGTTCACCTATCCCGAAATCATGTGCGGGCTGGTGGCCGCCGGTGGCCTGTACATCGTCATCAGCATACTCATCCGCTTCTTCGGCTCCGGCTTCCTGCACAGGCTGCTGCCGCCCGTGGTCACCGGTCCGGTGATCATGCTCATCGGCCTGATCCTGGCCCCCGTGGCGGTCAACATGGCCATGGGCCACAACGGCGCCGTCTGGCTGGAGCCCAAGGTGCCGTCCATGATCGTGGCCGGGGTGGCCCTCCTGACCACCATCATGGTCTCCCTGCTCGGCAAAGGCTGGTTCAAGCTGATCCCCATCCTGTGCGGCGTCGGTGCCGGATATGCCTGCTCCCTGATCATGGACTCCACCGGCATCACCGCTTCCATGTACCAGGCCTTTGTCGATTCCGCCGTGGAAGGCAAGGTCGCGGGCATGGGGCTGGCCCCCTGGATGGACGGCACGCTGATCAGCTTCGGCGCGCTCAAGGACGCACCCGTGTTCGCGATGCCCAATTTCAGCTTCCCCACCTGGAGCTGGGAGGCCATCCTGTTCGTGGTGCCCATCGCCATCGCCCCGGCCATCGAGCACTTCGGCGACATCCTGGCCATCGGCTCCATCTCGGGCAAGGACTACGTGGAAGACCCCGGCATCCAGAACACCATGCTCGGTGACGGCATCGCCACCTCCGTGGCCTCCATGCTCGGCGGTCCCCCGAACACCACCTACTCCGAGGTGTCCGGCGCCGTGGCCCTGACCCGCGCCTTCAACCCGGCCATCATGACCTGGGCGGCCATCACCGCCATCCTGCTCGCCTTCGTGGGCAAACTCGGCGGTCTGCTCGGCACCATCCCCATGCCGGTCATGGGCGGCATCATGCTGCTGCTCTTCGGGGCCATCACCGTCATCGGCCTGTCCACCCTGGTGCGCTCGCAGCTCGACCTGATGCAGCCGCGCAACATGATCATCATCGCCATCATCATGGTCTTCGGCCTGGGCGGCATGGTCCTCAACGTGGGCGTCACCGACCTCAAGGGCATCGGCCTGGGCGCCATCGCAGGCGTGATCCTCAACCTCGTCCTCCCCGGCAAGGCGGAAGCCGACCAGAAGATCGCATAG